The Vicia villosa cultivar HV-30 ecotype Madison, WI linkage group LG1, Vvil1.0, whole genome shotgun sequence genome includes a region encoding these proteins:
- the LOC131610372 gene encoding uncharacterized protein LOC131610372, whose protein sequence is MGNYVSCTLAPPLMRNVKATRVILPTGEVKQFREIMKAAELMLENPNYFLVNSRSLHISRRFSPLAADEELEFGSVYIFFPMRRLNSVVTGADMAVLFLAANSAAKRLRSGKTRVQPDESSGGGVENDQNDCVPRLSLEGVESGFSYRLSYCRSKKPFLETISEEPISSR, encoded by the coding sequence ATGGGAAATTACGTTTCATGCACTTTAGCACCACCATTGATGAGGAATGTGAAAGCTACAAGAGTAATCCTTCCAACCGGAGAAGTGAAACAATTCAGAGAAATAATGAAAGCTGCGGAGCTTATGTTAGAGAATCCAAACTATTTCTTAGTCAATTCTCGTTCTCTTCACATTTCTAGAAGGTTCTCTCCTCTCGCTGCTGATGAAGAATTGGAATTCGGAAGTGTTTACATATTTTTTCCTATGAGAAGACTCAACTCTGTCGTTACGGGGGCTGACATGGCGGTGCTATTTCTGGCGGCGAATTCCGCGGCGAAACGGTTACGTTCCGGAAAGACACGTGTCCAACCGGATGAGAGTTCGGGCGGTGGTGTTGAGAATGATCAAAACGACTGTGTACCAAGGTTGAGTTTGGAAGGAGTGGAATCAGGGTTTAGTTATAGGTTAAGTTATTGTAGATCAAAGAAACCTTTTCTGGAGACTATAAGTGAAGAACCAATTAGCTCGAGATGA
- the LOC131610379 gene encoding selenocysteine methyltransferase-like: MSSSLISDFLRQAGGAAVIDGGLATELERHGADLNDPLWSAKCLISSPHSDLIRQVHLDYLENGADIITTASYQATIQGFKEKGFSDEEGENMLRRSVEIACEARDLYYERCAESSLSDEIDARVLKPRMILIAASIGSYGAYLADGSEYSGIYGDAITLETLKDFHRRRVQILADSGADLLAFETIPNKIEAQAYAELLEEENIKTPAWFCFNSKDGVNVVSGDSIEECGSIAESCNKVFAVGINCTPPRFIHDLILLLKKVTTKPVAIYPNSGETYDGDRKEWMQNTGVTDEDFVSYVSKWCELGACFVGGCCRTTPVTIRGIYKTLYNSRSATLATE, from the coding sequence ATGTCGTCGTCACTGATATCGGATTTTCTCCGTCAAGCCGGCGGAGCTGCCGTCATCGACGGCGGTTTGGCGACAGAGCTTGAACGCCATGGCGCCGACCTCAACGATCCCTTATGGAGCGCCAAATGCCTCATTTCTTCCCCTCACTCTGACCTCATTCGCCAGGTGCACCTTGATTACTTGGAAAATGGTGCAGACATTATAACCACAGCATCTTATCAAGCTACCATTCAAGGTTTTAAGGAAAAAGGATTTTCAGACGAAGAAGGTGAAAACATGCTAAGAAGAAGTGTTGAAATTGCTTGTGAGGCTCGCGATTTGTATTATGAAAGATGTGCTGAGAGTTCTTTGAGTGATGAGATTGATGCAAGAGTCCTCAAGCCACGGATGATCCTGATTGCAGCATCTATTGGGAGCTATGGAGCTTATTTAGCCGATGGATCAGAGTACAGTGGGATTTATGGTGATGCTATCACATTGGAAACTCTCAAAGATTTTCATCGAAGAAGAGTTCAAATTTTGGCAGATTCGGGTGCAGATCTGCTTGCCTTTGAAACAATTCCAAATAAGATTGAAGCTCAGGCTTATGCAGAACTTCTGGAAGAAGAGAACATAAAGACTCCAGCATGGTTTTGTTTTAACTCTAAGGATGGAGTTAATGTTGTTAGTGGTGATTCTATAGAGGAATGTGGCTCCATTGCTGAATCGTGCAACAAAGTCTTTGCTGTTGGAATCAACTGTACCCCACCTAGATTTATACATGATCTTATACTTCTGCTTAAGAAGGTGACTACAAAACCAGTTGCTATATATCCAAATAGCGGGGAAACTTATGATGGTGATCGAAAGGAGTGGATGCAAAATACAGGCGTTACCGATGAAGATTTTGTCTCGTATGTTAGTAAATGGTGTGAGTTAGGGGCTTGCTTTGTTGGTGGCTGTTGTAGAACGACTCCTGTTACCATCAGAGGAATATACAAGACACTATACAACAGTCGATCTGCTACTCTTGCGACAGAGTGA